A genomic segment from Luteolibacter ambystomatis encodes:
- a CDS encoding YciI family protein has protein sequence MIIPTHSTGHLILFRGTDWCNELSMDEIQNVMSRWNDWVEGLKNDGRLIAASPLENEGRVITGKNANVADGPFAESKEAVGGYFYVSTGSIEEAVEIAKQCPGLPHGIIVEVRPVAPSCPIERMALEEAAASVQA, from the coding sequence ATGATCATCCCCACCCATAGCACCGGCCATCTCATCCTCTTCCGTGGCACCGACTGGTGCAACGAGCTCTCGATGGATGAGATCCAGAACGTCATGAGCCGCTGGAACGACTGGGTCGAAGGACTCAAGAACGACGGCCGTCTCATCGCCGCCAGCCCGCTGGAAAACGAGGGCCGCGTCATCACCGGTAAAAACGCGAACGTCGCGGACGGCCCTTTCGCCGAGTCGAAGGAAGCCGTCGGCGGCTATTTCTACGTCAGTACCGGGAGCATCGAGGAAGCCGTGGAGATCGCGAAACAATGCCCCGGCCTGCCCCATGGAATCATCGTGGAGGTCCGCCCGGTCGCCCCGTCCTGCCCCATCGAGCGCATGGCCCTTGAGGAAGCCGCCGCGTCTGTACAGGCGTAG
- a CDS encoding RNA polymerase sigma factor, with translation MSQPASEIPRLTDHLFRHEAGKLVSALTGIFGIHRLQLAEDVVQEAMVRALQTWPYHGIPDNPAAWLMQTAKRRALDLIRREKFFHDKLPEITASLEQWPDSGEETPRFEDEIKDGRLRLMFACCHPDIPQDAQTALALKTLCAFSPAEIASAFLTTEAAIAKRLTRARQRIAEAGIPFEIPAGEELSPRLDGVLRILYLLFNEGYSASNGDSVIRAELCHEAIRLADALIQHPAAAHPRMHALLALMLLSAARLPAREDLQGNILLLRDQDRSLWDRGMIGRGLRHLALAARGDEVTEYHLQAGIAAIHSTAPDAASTHWPGILAHYDRWLTISDSPVVALNRAVASAEVHGAEAGIAALEPIWKSGQLERYYLLHAVLGDFQERLGDQEAAAASFTRALQLTAVKAEQLFLTDRLRACLVK, from the coding sequence GTGAGCCAGCCCGCCTCAGAAATCCCCCGCCTCACCGACCACCTCTTCCGTCATGAGGCGGGTAAGCTTGTCTCCGCACTAACGGGCATCTTCGGCATCCACCGGCTGCAACTCGCCGAGGACGTGGTGCAGGAGGCGATGGTCCGTGCGCTGCAAACCTGGCCGTATCACGGCATCCCGGATAATCCCGCCGCCTGGCTGATGCAGACGGCGAAACGCCGCGCACTCGATTTGATCCGCCGCGAAAAATTCTTCCACGACAAGCTCCCCGAAATCACCGCCTCTCTCGAACAATGGCCGGACTCCGGTGAGGAGACGCCGCGCTTCGAGGATGAGATCAAGGACGGCCGCCTGCGGCTGATGTTCGCGTGCTGTCATCCGGACATCCCGCAGGATGCGCAAACAGCGCTCGCGTTGAAAACACTCTGCGCCTTCAGCCCCGCCGAGATCGCCAGCGCCTTTCTCACTACCGAGGCAGCCATCGCCAAGCGCCTCACCCGCGCCCGCCAGCGTATTGCCGAGGCGGGCATTCCGTTTGAAATCCCCGCCGGTGAGGAGCTCTCTCCGCGGCTCGATGGCGTGCTGCGCATCCTCTATCTGCTCTTCAATGAAGGCTACAGTGCGTCCAACGGTGACAGCGTGATCCGCGCGGAGCTTTGCCATGAGGCGATCCGCCTCGCCGATGCCCTCATCCAGCATCCCGCCGCCGCGCATCCGCGCATGCACGCCCTGCTGGCGCTCATGTTGCTCAGCGCCGCACGGCTGCCAGCGCGCGAGGACTTGCAGGGAAATATCCTGCTTCTGAGGGATCAGGACCGCTCGCTGTGGGATCGTGGCATGATCGGCCGCGGCCTGCGCCACCTCGCTCTCGCCGCCCGCGGCGATGAGGTGACCGAATACCATCTCCAGGCCGGCATCGCCGCCATCCACAGCACCGCGCCCGATGCCGCCTCCACCCACTGGCCGGGCATCCTCGCCCACTACGACCGCTGGCTGACCATCAGCGATTCCCCGGTGGTCGCGCTCAACCGCGCCGTCGCCAGCGCGGAAGTGCATGGTGCGGAGGCGGGCATCGCCGCGCTGGAACCGATCTGGAAAAGCGGACAACTGGAGCGCTATTACCTCCTGCACGCCGTGCTGGGCGATTTCCAGGAACGCCTCGGCGACCAAGAAGCCGCCGCCGCGTCCTTCACCCGGGCGCTCCAACTCACCGCCGTGAAGGCGGAGCAGCTTTTTCTAACGGATCGCCTGCGGGCCTGCCTCGTCAAATGA